A genomic segment from Streptomyces sp. NBC_01233 encodes:
- a CDS encoding pyridoxal-phosphate dependent enzyme — protein sequence MLSEKSTATVRATLPAVGAAIGEITELFYTKLFAAHPALIRDLFNRGNQNAGLQKQALAGSIAAFAVHLVEHPDTRPDVMLGRIAHKHASLGVTREQYAVVHEHLFAAIAEILGEAVTPEVAQAWDEVYWLMAGALVAIEERLYAEQQVTAGDVWREWTVTGRVEETADCTTFRLTPADGAPAPAFKPGQYVSVQVELPDGARQIRQYSLSSPPGSPVRAITVKRVRTAVEAGHDTLVTFGGAYSNHLRATAAAGRLLGLRTVGVVRGDELAGRPLNDSLARCAADGMRLHFVSRSRYRAKADPQALALLLDEAGASGAYAVPEGGSNALALAGCAELGHELRSAADVVAVACGTGGTLAGLAAGLAPGQRALGVPVLAGGFLSAEIRSLQTEAYGGPVGDWSLAEDFHHGGYARVPAVLEAFAADFESRHGLPVERIYVAKLLWALTALTASGTFPHGTTLAAIITGRP from the coding sequence GCGGCGATCGGCGAGATCACGGAACTCTTCTACACGAAGCTCTTCGCGGCCCACCCGGCGCTGATCCGGGACCTCTTCAACCGCGGCAACCAGAACGCCGGCCTCCAGAAGCAGGCCCTCGCCGGGTCCATCGCCGCCTTCGCCGTCCACCTCGTGGAGCACCCGGACACCCGCCCCGACGTGATGCTCGGCCGCATCGCCCACAAGCACGCCAGCCTCGGCGTCACCCGCGAGCAGTACGCGGTCGTCCACGAGCACCTCTTCGCGGCCATCGCAGAGATCCTCGGCGAGGCCGTCACCCCCGAGGTCGCCCAGGCCTGGGACGAGGTCTACTGGCTGATGGCGGGTGCCCTCGTCGCCATCGAGGAGCGCCTCTACGCCGAGCAGCAGGTCACCGCCGGGGACGTGTGGCGCGAGTGGACCGTCACCGGCCGGGTGGAGGAGACGGCCGACTGCACCACCTTCCGGCTGACCCCCGCGGACGGCGCCCCCGCACCGGCGTTCAAGCCCGGACAGTACGTCTCGGTCCAGGTCGAACTCCCGGACGGCGCCCGCCAGATCCGCCAGTACAGCCTGTCCAGCCCGCCCGGCTCCCCGGTCCGCGCGATCACCGTCAAGCGGGTCCGGACCGCGGTGGAGGCGGGGCACGACACGCTGGTCACCTTCGGCGGGGCGTACTCGAACCACCTGCGGGCCACCGCGGCCGCCGGGCGGCTGCTGGGCCTGCGGACCGTCGGCGTCGTGCGCGGCGACGAGCTCGCCGGCCGGCCCCTGAACGACTCCCTCGCCCGCTGCGCGGCGGACGGCATGCGGCTGCACTTCGTGTCCCGGTCGCGCTACCGCGCCAAGGCCGACCCGCAGGCGCTGGCACTGCTGCTGGACGAGGCCGGCGCGAGCGGGGCGTACGCCGTCCCGGAGGGCGGCAGCAACGCCCTCGCCCTGGCGGGTTGCGCGGAGCTGGGCCACGAGCTGCGGAGCGCGGCCGACGTGGTGGCCGTGGCCTGCGGCACCGGCGGGACCCTGGCGGGTCTGGCGGCCGGCCTCGCCCCCGGCCAGCGGGCGCTGGGCGTCCCCGTCCTGGCGGGCGGCTTCCTGTCTGCGGAGATACGTTCCCTCCAGACCGAGGCGTACGGCGGCCCGGTCGGCGACTGGTCCCTGGCCGAGGACTTCCACCACGGCGGCTACGCCCGCGTCCCGGCCGTCCTGGAGGCCTTCGCCGCCGACTTCGAGTCCCGGCACGGCCTCCCGGTGGAGCGGATCTACGTGGCCAAGCTGCTGTGGGCCCTCACCGCCCTCACCGCCTCCGGCACCTTCCCGCACGGCACCACCCTGGCCGCGATCATCACGGGCCGCCCGTAG
- a CDS encoding diacylglycerol/lipid kinase family protein — translation MRALLVANPAATTTSARTRDVLTHALASEMKLEAVTTEYRGHARDLGRKAAHEGLDLVVALGGDGTVNEVVNGLLHDGPDPDRLPRLAVVPGGSTNVFARALGLPNDAVEATGALLDALRERRERTVGLGLAAGTPGTEDESVPARWFTFCAGFGFDAGVVGRVEQQRERGKRSTHALYVRQLMRQFWEEPNRRHGTVTLERPGADPVTDLVLSIVCNTSPWTYLGNRPLYASPEASFDTALDVLALDRLSTPAVARYATQLLTSTPERGPHGKHAVSLHDLTDFTLHSKVPLPFQMDGDHLGLRTSVRFTGVRRALRVIV, via the coding sequence ATGCGTGCACTTCTCGTGGCCAACCCAGCAGCGACGACCACCAGTGCGCGCACGCGCGACGTCCTGACCCATGCCCTGGCCAGCGAGATGAAGCTGGAGGCGGTGACCACCGAGTACCGCGGGCACGCCCGGGACCTGGGTCGCAAGGCCGCGCACGAGGGGCTCGACCTCGTCGTCGCCCTCGGCGGCGACGGCACGGTCAACGAGGTGGTCAACGGGCTCCTGCACGACGGGCCCGATCCGGACCGGCTGCCCCGGCTGGCGGTGGTGCCCGGCGGCTCCACCAATGTGTTCGCGCGCGCCCTGGGGCTGCCCAACGATGCGGTCGAGGCGACCGGCGCCCTGCTGGACGCGCTGCGCGAGCGACGGGAGCGGACGGTGGGGCTGGGCCTGGCGGCCGGCACCCCGGGCACGGAGGACGAGTCGGTCCCCGCGCGCTGGTTCACCTTCTGCGCGGGCTTCGGCTTCGACGCGGGAGTGGTGGGGCGGGTCGAGCAGCAGCGGGAGCGCGGCAAGCGTTCGACGCACGCCCTGTATGTACGACAGCTGATGCGCCAGTTCTGGGAGGAGCCGAACCGGCGGCACGGCACGGTCACGCTGGAGCGCCCGGGCGCTGATCCGGTGACGGATCTGGTGCTGTCGATAGTGTGCAACACCTCACCGTGGACGTATCTGGGCAATCGTCCGCTTTACGCCTCTCCGGAGGCATCGTTCGATACCGCGCTTGACGTATTGGCGCTCGACCGTTTGTCAACTCCGGCCGTCGCGCGCTACGCGACACAGCTCCTGACCTCCACTCCTGAGCGGGGTCCGCACGGCAAGCACGCGGTGTCTCTGCACGATCTGACCGACTTCACCTTGCATTCGAAGGTGCCACTTCCGTTCCAGATGGACGGGGACCACCTCGGACTGCGGACCAGCGTTCGGTTCACAGGCGTACGCCGTGCACTGCGTGTGATTGTGTGA
- a CDS encoding WhiB family transcriptional regulator, which produces MDWRHNAVCREEDPELFFPIGNTGPALLQIEEAKAVCRRCPVMEQCLQWALESGQDSGVWGGLSEDERRAMKRRAARNRARNASA; this is translated from the coding sequence ATGGACTGGCGTCACAACGCCGTTTGCCGCGAGGAAGACCCGGAACTCTTCTTCCCCATCGGCAACACCGGTCCTGCGCTGCTGCAGATCGAGGAAGCCAAGGCCGTCTGCCGCCGTTGCCCCGTCATGGAGCAGTGCCTGCAGTGGGCGCTCGAGTCCGGTCAGGACTCCGGCGTCTGGGGCGGTCTCAGCGAGGACGAGCGCCGCGCGATGAAGCGCCGCGCCGCTCGCAACCGGGCGCGCAACGCCAGCGCCTGA
- a CDS encoding RNA polymerase sigma factor SigF — MPVRGGDRPRVRHEVDGGIPEQQHARPHPADADAEDGFLDSAERRAGPMSENQHDQPQPPEATAPVVPAAPVFPVTPALPDPRDRSGARALFIELRALPDGSAEKAELRNRLVRMHLPLVEHLARRFRNRGEPLDDLTQVATIGLIKSVDRFDPDRGVEFSTYATPTVVGEIKRHFRDKGWAVRVPRRLQELRLSLTTATAELSQQHGRSPTVHELAERLGISEEEVLEGLESANAYSTLSLDVPDTDDESPAVADTLGSEDEALEGVEYRESLKPLLEGLPPREKRILLLRFFGNMTQSQIAQEVGISQMHVSRLLARTLAQLREKLLVEE; from the coding sequence ATCCCGGTGCGGGGCGGGGATCGGCCCCGGGTACGGCACGAGGTCGACGGCGGCATCCCGGAGCAGCAGCACGCCCGGCCGCACCCGGCTGACGCGGATGCGGAAGACGGCTTTTTGGACTCGGCGGAGCGACGGGCGGGCCCTATGAGCGAGAACCAGCACGACCAACCACAGCCACCGGAGGCCACGGCCCCCGTGGTGCCGGCGGCGCCGGTGTTCCCGGTGACCCCGGCGCTGCCGGATCCGCGCGACCGCAGCGGCGCGCGGGCCCTCTTCATCGAACTGCGGGCGCTGCCCGACGGGTCGGCGGAGAAGGCGGAGCTGCGCAACCGGCTCGTACGGATGCACCTGCCGCTGGTCGAACACCTGGCCAGGCGGTTCCGCAACCGCGGCGAGCCGCTGGACGACCTGACCCAGGTCGCCACGATCGGCCTCATCAAATCGGTGGACCGGTTCGACCCCGACCGCGGGGTCGAGTTCTCCACGTACGCCACGCCCACGGTGGTCGGCGAGATCAAGCGCCACTTCCGCGACAAGGGCTGGGCGGTTCGGGTGCCCCGGCGCCTGCAGGAGCTGCGGCTCTCGCTGACGACGGCCACGGCCGAGCTCTCCCAGCAGCACGGCCGCTCCCCCACGGTGCACGAACTGGCCGAACGGCTGGGGATCTCCGAGGAGGAGGTGCTGGAGGGTCTGGAATCGGCCAATGCCTACAGCACGCTCTCGCTGGACGTCCCGGACACCGACGACGAGTCGCCGGCGGTCGCGGACACCCTGGGCTCGGAGGACGAGGCCCTGGAGGGCGTCGAGTACCGCGAGTCCCTCAAGCCGCTGCTGGAGGGGCTGCCGCCGAGGGAGAAGCGGATCCTGCTGCTTCGGTTCTTCGGCAACATGACCCAGTCGCAGATCGCCCAGGAGGTCGGCATCTCCCAGATGCACGTCTCCCGGCTGCTGGCCCGCACCCTGGCCCAGCTCCGCGAGAAGCTGCTGGTGGAGGAGTAG
- a CDS encoding sensor histidine kinase has protein sequence MNDLVRQHTALSETDLEWLHLLVSEWQLLSDLSFADLVLWVPTLDGTRYVSVAQMRPNTGPTSYQDDMVGHLVPRGRRPLLDAALDEGRIVREGDPEWREEVPVRVESIPVRREGRVLGVIARNTNLLTVRTPSRLELTYLQSASDLAQMIAAGSFPFPGQQVDMDASPRVGDGLIRLDADGVVTYASPNALSAYHRLGLASDLVGQHLGKTTAELAPSRGPVDEALVKLASGWAPRETEIEGNGGVIQLRAIPLKPKGTRIGSLVLCRDVTELRRRERELITKDATIREIHHRVKNNLQTVAALLRLQARRMDSPQGREALNEAVRRVGSIAIVHETLSQNLDERVEFDEIADRVIAMVSEISPGKVDCRRTGRFGILDAEVATPLSMVLTEILQNALEHAFTQGERGTVEVAATRTGTGRTDGRLLITVLDDGSGLPEGFDPQRAGNLGLQIVRTLVEGELGGTFDMVRAQPRGTKVVLDLPSSPQK, from the coding sequence ATGAACGACCTCGTACGCCAGCACACCGCTCTCAGTGAAACCGACCTGGAGTGGCTCCACCTGCTGGTCTCGGAGTGGCAACTGCTCTCCGACCTGTCCTTCGCCGACCTCGTGCTGTGGGTGCCCACCCTCGACGGCACGCGGTACGTCTCGGTCGCCCAGATGCGCCCGAACACCGGCCCCACCTCGTACCAGGACGACATGGTCGGCCACCTGGTTCCGCGCGGCCGCCGTCCGCTGCTGGACGCCGCCCTCGACGAGGGCCGGATCGTGCGCGAGGGCGACCCGGAGTGGCGCGAGGAGGTGCCGGTCCGAGTCGAGTCGATCCCCGTCCGCCGCGAGGGGCGGGTACTGGGAGTGATCGCGCGCAACACCAACCTGCTCACCGTGCGTACACCGAGCCGGCTGGAGCTGACCTACCTCCAGTCCGCCTCCGACCTGGCCCAGATGATCGCCGCGGGCTCCTTCCCGTTCCCCGGCCAGCAGGTCGACATGGACGCCTCCCCGCGCGTCGGGGACGGCCTGATCCGCCTCGATGCCGACGGCGTGGTCACCTACGCGTCCCCGAACGCGCTCTCCGCCTACCACCGGCTCGGCCTTGCCTCCGACCTGGTCGGGCAGCACCTCGGCAAAACCACCGCCGAACTCGCCCCCTCCCGCGGCCCGGTGGACGAGGCCCTGGTCAAACTCGCCAGCGGCTGGGCCCCCAGGGAGACCGAGATCGAGGGGAACGGCGGGGTCATCCAGCTGCGCGCGATCCCGCTCAAGCCGAAGGGGACCCGGATCGGCTCCCTGGTGCTCTGCCGCGACGTCACCGAACTGCGCCGTCGCGAACGTGAACTCATCACCAAGGACGCGACCATCCGGGAGATCCACCACCGGGTGAAGAACAACCTCCAGACGGTGGCCGCGCTGCTGCGGCTCCAGGCCCGCCGAATGGATTCTCCGCAGGGCCGCGAGGCGCTCAACGAGGCCGTGCGCCGCGTCGGTTCGATCGCGATCGTGCACGAGACGCTCTCTCAGAACCTGGACGAGCGGGTCGAGTTCGACGAGATCGCCGACCGCGTGATCGCGATGGTCTCGGAGATCTCCCCGGGCAAGGTCGACTGCCGGCGCACCGGCCGGTTCGGCATCCTGGACGCGGAGGTTGCCACTCCGCTGTCGATGGTGCTCACCGAGATCCTGCAGAACGCCCTGGAGCACGCCTTCACCCAGGGCGAGCGGGGCACCGTGGAGGTGGCCGCGACCCGCACCGGAACCGGCCGCACCGACGGGCGACTGCTGATCACCGTGCTCGACGACGGCAGCGGCCTGCCCGAGGGATTCGATCCCCAGCGGGCCGGCAACCTCGGGCTGCAGATCGTACGGACCCTCGTGGAGGGGGAGCTCGGCGGAACGTTCGACATGGTCCGGGCGCAGCCGCGCGGGACCAAGGTCGTCCTCGACCTGCCGTCGAGCCCGCAGAAGTAG
- a CDS encoding Na+/H+ antiporter — MEVLPLVALVAASAAVAGLARRTPVPAPLLLVAAGLLAAYLPGVPSYALDPHIVLPLLLPPLLYTAAVDSSYLDLRANIRPIAMLSVGYVLFATLAVGYAAYLLVPGLSMPVALVLGAVIAPPDAVAATAIARKLRLPNRITTILQGESLVNDATAITAYKVALAAAVGVGAGWAGGIAEFLLASVGGIGVGLLLMVPIHHLRTRLKEPLLQNTLSLLIPFVAYAAAERVHASGVLAVVVVALYLGHRNWQVDFATRLQEEAVWKVVAFVLESVVFALIGLQLPVVLKGLGEYEGLHAAWYAIAVFLAVVVARFLWVFPATFVPRWISPRIRSREPDTDWKAPVIVGWAGMRGVVSLAIAFSVPISVPHRNLILFLTFTTVIGTLVVQGLTLPPLIRVLKLPPKDVQAETLAEAQAQSEASRAAEERLAELLEEPENSTLPPPLAERLRTVLERRRNAVWERLGEVNPLTGESADDVYRRLARDMIEAEREVFVALRDRRRIDDEMLRALLRRLDLEEAAAYREST; from the coding sequence ATGGAGGTATTGCCGCTGGTGGCGCTCGTCGCGGCCAGCGCAGCCGTCGCGGGACTGGCCCGCCGTACGCCCGTGCCCGCGCCGCTGCTGCTCGTCGCCGCGGGCCTGCTGGCCGCGTACCTCCCGGGCGTGCCCTCGTACGCCCTCGACCCGCACATCGTGCTGCCGCTGCTGCTGCCGCCCCTGCTGTACACGGCCGCCGTGGACAGTTCGTACCTGGACCTGCGTGCCAACATCCGGCCGATCGCGATGCTCTCGGTGGGCTACGTGCTCTTCGCGACGCTCGCCGTCGGGTACGCGGCGTACCTGCTGGTGCCGGGGCTGTCCATGCCGGTGGCCCTGGTGCTGGGCGCGGTGATCGCGCCGCCCGACGCGGTCGCCGCGACCGCGATCGCCCGCAAGCTCCGGCTGCCGAACCGGATCACGACGATCCTGCAGGGCGAGTCCCTGGTGAACGACGCCACCGCGATCACCGCCTACAAGGTGGCGCTGGCCGCGGCGGTCGGGGTGGGCGCCGGCTGGGCGGGCGGGATCGCGGAGTTCCTGCTGGCCTCGGTGGGCGGGATCGGCGTGGGCCTGCTGCTGATGGTGCCGATCCACCACCTGCGCACGCGGCTCAAGGAACCGCTGCTCCAGAACACGCTCTCGCTGCTGATCCCCTTCGTGGCGTACGCGGCGGCCGAGCGGGTGCACGCCTCCGGGGTGCTGGCCGTGGTCGTGGTCGCGCTGTACCTCGGACACCGGAACTGGCAGGTCGACTTCGCCACCCGGCTCCAGGAGGAGGCGGTGTGGAAGGTGGTCGCCTTCGTGCTGGAGTCGGTGGTCTTCGCACTGATCGGGCTCCAGCTGCCCGTGGTCCTGAAGGGACTGGGGGAGTACGAGGGCCTGCACGCGGCCTGGTACGCGATCGCCGTGTTCCTCGCGGTGGTGGTGGCCCGGTTCCTGTGGGTGTTCCCGGCGACCTTCGTGCCGCGCTGGATCTCCCCGCGGATCCGGTCGAGGGAGCCGGATACCGACTGGAAGGCCCCGGTGATCGTGGGATGGGCCGGGATGCGCGGAGTGGTCTCGCTCGCCATCGCCTTCTCCGTGCCGATCTCGGTGCCGCACCGGAACCTGATCCTCTTCCTGACCTTCACGACCGTCATCGGGACGCTGGTGGTGCAGGGGCTGACGCTGCCGCCCCTGATCAGGGTGCTGAAGCTGCCGCCCAAGGACGTGCAGGCCGAGACGCTGGCGGAGGCGCAGGCCCAGAGCGAGGCCTCGCGGGCGGCGGAGGAGCGGCTGGCGGAGCTGCTGGAGGAACCGGAGAACAGCACCCTGCCGCCGCCGCTGGCGGAGCGGCTGCGCACGGTGCTGGAGCGGCGGCGCAACGCGGTGTGGGAACGGCTGGGCGAGGTCAACCCGCTGACGGGGGAGTCGGCGGACGACGTCTACCGCAGGCTCGCGCGGGACATGATCGAGGCGGAGCGGGAGGTCTTCGTCGCGCTGCGGGACCGCCGGCGGATCGACGACGAGATGCTGCGGGCCCTGCTGCGCAGGCTGGACCTGGAGGAGGCGGCGGCGTACCGGGAGTCGACGTAG
- a CDS encoding UBP-type zinc finger domain-containing protein, translating to MSECTHVAELPRPEPVPSAQTCPECLALGSHPVQLRMCLGCGHVACCDSSPYRHATAHHQETGHPVMRSFEPGETWRWCFVDGSIV from the coding sequence ATGAGCGAGTGCACCCATGTTGCCGAACTGCCGCGCCCCGAGCCGGTCCCCTCTGCACAGACCTGTCCCGAATGTCTGGCGCTCGGCAGCCATCCCGTGCAACTGCGGATGTGCCTCGGGTGCGGGCACGTGGCCTGCTGCGACTCCTCCCCCTACCGGCACGCCACCGCGCACCATCAGGAGACCGGCCATCCGGTGATGCGGAGCTTCGAACCGGGTGAGACCTGGCGATGGTGTTTTGTCGACGGTTCGATCGTCTGA
- a CDS encoding anti-sigma regulatory factor, producing the protein MSQIAGEPGTQDFVEVRLPAAGAYLSVLRTATAGLAARLDFTLDEIEDLRIAVDEACAILLQQAVPGSVLSCVFRLIDDSLEVTVSAPTTDGRAPERDTFAWTVLSALAGKVEAMVEENRTVSISLYKQRGAGPGPA; encoded by the coding sequence GTGTCCCAGATCGCAGGCGAGCCCGGGACTCAGGACTTCGTGGAAGTCCGGCTGCCCGCTGCGGGTGCCTACCTGTCGGTGTTGCGCACGGCCACGGCCGGTCTCGCAGCACGTTTGGACTTCACCCTCGACGAGATCGAGGACCTCCGCATCGCGGTGGACGAGGCCTGCGCGATCCTGCTCCAGCAGGCCGTGCCGGGCTCCGTCCTCAGCTGCGTGTTCCGGCTGATCGACGATTCGCTGGAGGTGACCGTCTCGGCGCCGACCACCGACGGGCGCGCACCGGAGCGTGACACGTTCGCGTGGACGGTCCTGTCGGCGCTGGCCGGCAAGGTCGAGGCCATGGTCGAGGAGAACCGGACGGTGAGCATCAGCCTCTACAAACAGCGCGGCGCGGGACCAGGCCCGGCGTGA